CGCCGCGTTGCTTGCATAAGCAAAAGGGCCGTACCTTGAGGTGCGGCCCTTTTTTGTGCCTAGTAGCCGGTAGTTTATTCTTCTGATGCAATGAATATGGCCGGAAGGTGGTTTGTGCTTAGGGGCCGCCGGTTTGGCTTATTTTCAACTTGGTTATATGCGTAACGGGTTTATCAAGAGCGGCTGGCGCCGGATGGTGGCATTGGCCATAGTTTGCGGGGGACTGGCTACAGCGCCCGTGCAAGCACAGGAAGTAGTAGGGGAGGCCGCTTTAGCGCGCGAATACGTGCGCAAGGGAGACTTTGCCAAGGCCGAGGTGCTGTTCAGTCAGCTGTCCGCTGATGCGCAGGTATCTCCCAATATTCTTCCCGAATACCTGCGCACCCTGCAGGAGCTGAAGCAGTTTAAGGAAGCCGAGAAACTGGCCAAAAAAGCCCAGCGAAAGCGCCCCAACGACCCCTTGGTAGGCCTGATGCTCGGTCGGGTGTATGAAACCAGCGGCAACACCGCGGAAGCCAGCAAACAGTACGAGCGGGTAATAGCGGCGCTTAAGCCCGAGCAGGTATTGGCCGTAGCCTACAATTTTCAGGAGCGCAACCAGCTGGAGTGGGCCGAGAAAACCTATCTGCGCGGCCGGGAGCTGGCCCACAACGACACCGAGTATGCGCCCCAGCTGATTCAGCTGTATACCCGGCTGCCGCGCACCGAGCAGCTACTGGCCGAAACCCTGCACCTGCTGCAGCAGAATGAGCGCCAGTTGCCCTTTGTGCGCAACATGCTGCAGAACAGCCTGCGTGAAGAAAAGGACTTCGATGCCCTGCAGAAACTCCTGCTGACCAACGTGCAGCAGCACCCCGAGCAAAGCGTATACAGCGAGCTGCTGCTCTGGCTGTTTGTGCAGCGCAAAGACTTTACCGGCGCGCTGGTGCAGGCCCGCGCCCTCGACCGGCTGGCCCGCAGCGAAGGCAGCCGCGTGATGGACCTGGCCGATATTGCCCAGCAAAACAAAGACTACGAAACGGCCATTGAGGGCTACCAGTATATCATTCGGGAGTACCGCAACGGTCCGCTCTACACGGCGGCCCGCCAGCGCCTGCTGCAGGCCCGCGAAGACCAGGTGCGCAACACTTTCCCAGTCGACGTCACCAAAATCAAAGCTCTGCTCACGGAGTACCAGCAGCTACTGACGGAGCTGGGCCCCGGCTCGCCCGATAGGGGCGAGGTGCTGCGCAATATGGCCGAGCTGTACGCTTTTCAGCTCGATGACAAAGCCAAAGCCGCGGCCCTGCTGGAAGAAGCCATTGCCTCGCCCCGCGCCACCGCCGAAACCATTGACCAGGCCAAAATAACCCTGGCCGATTTGTACCTGCTGCGCGGGGAGCCCTGGGAAGCCACCCTGCTGTATTCCCAGGTAGAAAAGTCGCACAAGGACTCCCCGCTGGGCTACGATGCCAAGCTGCGCAACGCCCGCCTGAGCTATTTCGCCGGCGACTTTAAGCTGGCCCAGAGCCACCTGGATATTCTGAAGGAAGCCACCAGCCGCGAAATTGCCAACGATGCCATGCAGCTCAGCCTGCTCATCTCCGATAATACCGCCATGGATACCGCCGGAGTAGCCCTGCGCGACTACGCCGCCACCGAGCTGCTGGTGTTCCAGAATAAAATACCCGAAGCCCTGCGTAGTCTGGATGCGCTGGTGCAGAAATACCCCGGCCACGCCCTCACCGATGAAGCCTGGTACTTGAAAGCCCAGCTGCAGCGCCGCACCGGCGACTACGCCGGGGCCATCACCACCCTCACGCGCATCACCGCCAACCCCAAGTACGACGTGCTCAGCGACGACGCGCTGTTTCTGGCGGCCACCATTCAGGAAGAGAACCTGAACGACAAGGAGAAAGCCCAGGAGCTGTATAACCAAGTGCTGGCCAAATATCCGGGCAGCATTTACACCGCCGAGGCCCGCAAGCGCTTCCGCAAGCTGCGCGGCGACAATCTGTAAGCCCTCTGCCTAGCGGAAGAACAGGAACATCAAGGCCAGCGACAGCAGGAAGCCCAGGTACATCAGCCCATCGGAGAGAATATATTGGCGATACTTTTGGTAAAAAGTGCGCAGTCTTTTCATGTGGCTGAAAGCAAGGCAGAAGGCGCGCAAAAATACGCAATAATGAGCCGTTAGCTAGGTTAGGCGTGGCGGCGGGCTGCGGTTTTCTTCTTACTTTTGAAGATAGCGCGCCCGTTGGGCAGCATCTCCCCAGTTATGCAAAAACGATGGATCCGGAAGCCTGCGCCCGACCCTGAAAAGGTCCGGCACCTGGCCGACGCCTTGCGCGTCAATCCTTCCATTGTGGCCCTGCTGTGCCAGCGCGACGTCTGCACCTTTGAGGAAGCCCGCGCATACTTCCGCCCCTCCCTGGAGGAACTGCCCGACCCCTTGCTGATGCGCGACATGGACCGTGCCGTAACCCGCCTGCAGCACGCCCTGCACGCCGGGGAAAAAGTACTGGTGTTCGGCGACTACGACGTGGACGGGACTACCTCTGTGGCCGTGGTGTATGCCTATCTGCACGCCTTTTTCGGGTCGGAGCGCATCGACTACTACATTCCGGACCGCTACAAAGAAGGTTACGGCATTTCGGACGCCGGCATTGACTTTGCCGCTGACAACGGCTACGCCCTGATTATTGCGCTGGACTGCGGCGTGAAGGCCGTGGATAAAATAGCCTACGCCAATACCAAGGGCGTTGATTTTATCATTTGCGACCACCACTTACCTGGTGATGAGCTGCCGGCGGCCATAGCTGTGCTGGACCCCAAGCGCGCCGACTGCCCGTATCCGTTTAAGGAGCTTTCCGGCTGTGGCGTGGGCTTTAAGCTGATGCAGGCTTTCTGCCAGCACCTGGGTCAGGACGAGGCCCCGCTGCACGAGCTGCTGGACTTATTATCGGTGAGTATTGCGGCGGATATCGTGCCCATTACCGGCGAGAACCGCACGCTGGCTTACCACGGCCTGCGCCTGCTCAACGACGCCGCGCACCCCCAGCGCCCGGGCCTCGATGCCCTGCGGGACCTGGCCGGGCTGCGGGAAAGCAAGCTCAACATAAGCAGCCTGGTCTTTGGCTTCTCGCCCCGCATTAACGCGGCCGGCCGCATGGGCGACGCCAAGCGTGCGGTTTCTATGCTGCTGGCCCAGAGCAAGGAAGAAGCCTTTGAAAAGGCCAGTGTAGTAGACAAAACCAACCAGGACCGCCGCGGCTTCGATACGCGCATCACCAAGGAAGCTCTGGACATGATTGAGGCCGACGCCAGCATGCTCACGGCCCGCTCCACGGTGCTCTACAACGAAACCTGGCACAAGGGCGTCATCGGTATTGTAGCGTCCCGCTGCCTCGATAAGTATTACCGGCCCACCATCATCCTCACCGAAAGCAACGGCAAAGCCACCGGCTCGGCCCGCTCCGTAATGGGGTTTGATGTGCACCAGGCCATTCTGGAATGCGCCGATTTGCTGGACCAGTTTGGTGGGCACATGTACGCGGCCGGCCTCACGCTGCCGGTAGAAAACGTGCCCGCTTTCCAGCGGCGCTTTGAGGAAGTAGTGTCGGCGCGCATTACGGATGAGCAGCTGATTCCGGCGGTAGAAATTGATGGGGAATTGGCCCTGAGCGACATCACCATGAGCTTCTACAAGCTGCTCTGCCAGATGGAGCCCTTCGGTCCCGGCAATGCCAATCCCACCTTCGTTTCGCACGGCGTACACGCCCAGCCCGACTCCGCGCGGATTGTGGGCACTTCGCACCTGAAAATTGTGCTCACGCAGGATGGCCACCACAGCGTAGATGCCATTGGCTTTGGCCTGGGCGACTTCCTGCCCCAGATACAAGAGGGCCGCCCGTTCAGCGTGTGCTATACGGTGGAGCTGAACGAGTACCGCGGCGTAAAAACTCTGCAGCTGCGCCTGAAAGATTTGCGCTGGGAAGAGTAGAACTTGCGTCTCTATCTTTTTCGATTGTTAATGCCACTTGCGCGGTTTTACCGAGCAAAAGTTTGAACTATATGGTTGTATTAGTACGCATTGAAGTCAAAAAATAAATTATTAAATAGTGAAAATAGCATCATCTAAATCTGCCTGGTTTATAGCCACTTCAATTCTTTTTTTAATGCTTATATTGGTTTTTATAGATGATAATATAAACAATTTCACACTATCAATAATAATATTATTTTCTATGTTTGGTCTTCTTTATACTTCATTGTATTTTTCTGTAATTGTTCTAACAGACAATGAATTATTTATAAGGTACCCAATGATGCCATTGAAAAGGGAGGTTTATTATAATTTACATGATATAAATGATGTAAAAATTGTTTATGCTAAATTATTTACACTTCAAATAACTCTTAACAACCAATGTGTAAAGAAGTATTTTATCTTACCGCTTTCTTCAAATAAGCTTGAGGCTTTTATTTTCACTTTAAGAGAAAGTGGTATAGAAACAAGGGTGTATTAATTTATAAAAAAATATTTGTAATTAAAATTAATATTGCATGTATAAATTATTAATGTGATTAACATGCTAAATAGTGAATAGATAATTAATTGACAACCCTGTCTACCTACCATGAGAAAAGGATACGCATTGCTGGCCCTCGGGCTTAGCCTGAGTGGAGTAGTACAGGCCCAGCAAGCCCCGGCGGGCTATCAGATTGGGGTGAACCTGCAGCAGGTAGAAAACGACCGGATAAAGATTGTGGTGAAAACTCCGCCTGTGCGCGAGGGCAAAGCCACCTACGTGATGCCCAGTGTGGTGCCCGGCTCCTACTCCAAGAAGGACTACGGACGTTTTATCACGGGTTTTCAGGCCTATGATGCCAAAGGCCGCAAGCTGAAAAGCAGCCGCGACGGCAACAACGTCTACATCATTGACAAAGCCCGCACCCTGGACCGCATCGAGTACCTGGTAGACGACACCTGGGACTCGAAAGACAACAGCAACTTCATTTTCCAGCCCGGCGGCACCAACATTGATGCCGGCCGCAACTTCGTGCTCAACCACTACGGGCTGTATGGCTATCTGGAAGGCTACAAAATGCTGCCCTACCAGGTAACCATTGCAAAGCCCGCCGAACTGTATGGCGCCACCTCCCTTACCCGGCAGCCCGCCTCGCCCACCCAGGATGTATTTACGGCCAGCAGCTACGTGAGCCTGGCCGATGCCCCCATTATGTACAGCCGCCCCGATACGGCCAGTTTCATAACCGGGGGCGCCCGCATTTCGGTGTCTGTCTTCTCCGAAACGGGCCTGGTAAAAGCCGCGGAAGTACGGCAGGCCATGCAGCCCATGGCTGAGGCCCTGGCCAAATTCTTTGGCCGCATGCCCGTTCCTGCCTACCACTTTATCATGTACTTCCCGGCGTTTTCCTCGCCGGTAGTCAATAAGCAGGGTGGGTTTGGAGCCATGGAGCACTCGTACTCCTCGGTATACTTCCTGCCCGAAATAGCCGATGCCGAGCGCACCCGCTCCCTTATCCGGGAAGTAGCCTCCCACGAGTTTCTGCACATTCTGACCCCGCTGAACATGCACAGCCGGGAGATAGGGGAGTTCGATTTCCGCAACCCCCAAATGTCGCAGCATTTGTGGCTGTATGAGGGCGTAACGGAGTACTTTGCGCACCTGGTGCAGCTGCAGGGCGGCCTCACGCAGGAAGAGGATTTCCGCAAGGAGATGAAGAGCAAGATTGAGCAGGCCCAGAAGTACGGCGACGTCTCGTTTACCGTGATGAGCCGCCAGATTCTGGAAAACACCTACAAAGACATGTACGAGAACGTCTACAAGAAAGGCGCGCTCATTGGTTTTCTGCTCGATATCCGCATTCAGGAGCTCACCCAGGGCCGCCTCACGCTGCGCGACGTGCTGTTGCAGCTGGCAAAGAAGTACGGCCCCGAGCGCCCCTTTGAAGACGACCAGCTGATAGGTGAAATCGTGGCCCTCACGCACCCCGACGTACGCCAGTTCTTCACCGATTACGTGCAGGGCAGCCAGCCCCTGCCGCTCAGCGAGTACTTTGAAAAAATAGGCTGGCGCTACGCCCCCAAAGCCCGCGTGCTGGTAAAGGCCTTCGGCGAGTTGGGCTTTAAGTATGACCAGGACAAGCAGGAGTTTATTGTGGCCCAGACCCGCGCCGAGCGCAACGGCTTCGGCCTGCAGAACGACGATGTAATTCTGCAGGTGAATGGCACGCCCCTCTCCATAGAAAATGCCGAGAAGCTCCTCCGGCCGTTGGTGGAGCCTGCCACCGACGGCAAAGTGCGCATTACCTACCGCCGCGGCAGTACGCAGCAGCAGGTAGAAGCTGCCCCGCAGGAGTTGGAAGCCGAGATGAAGAACCTGGTAGAGCCCTTATCCACCCCCACGCCGGCGCAGCGGGCCCTGCACGACCAGGTACTGCGCACCCGCGCCTAGCTGCCGGGGCGGCGGTAAAGGCAGCGCGGCCAGCGCGCCGCCTATTTACCCAGACTCAGGGGTAGCAGGTAGCCCACCTGCAGCATAAAGGCGTCGTTGAATGCCTTGGGCTCGTTGTCGATATCTTTGGTGTCAATCAGGGAGTTAAAGCCGCGGTTGTAGCGCAGGCCAATGCTGAGGCCGCTTTCGGTCTGGTAGCCCAGGCCGGCCACCGCGCCCAGGTCGGCACTGGCCAGGTCCGATTTACTGTCGCCGGTATCCTTCTCCACCCGGTCTTTCTGGCCGTTGTTATACTTGGTCGTGATTTCCGTATCGGAACTGGAGCGGGCCAGGTAACCGAACTGGGGACCCAACTCAAAGAACAGGCCGCCGGTGTTGATCTTGCCCAGCACCAGCACGTCAATATAAGTCAGCACCCGGGTTTGCTCGAACGAGTATTTGTCTACACCCTCGGCGAGGCCCGATTTCTGCTCCGTTTCCAGCTGATAGCCGCGGCGGTTTAGCAGCACTTCGGGCTGCACGGAGAAGAACCCATCGCTCGAAACCGGAATCTGAAGGAATAATCCCGCGTTAAAGCCCAGCTTGCGCTGGTCCTGGCTGGTATTGTAGTTGGGGCCGGCAATCTGCTCCACGTCATTGCCGGCCAGCTTCGCGTAAGTGGCCCCGGCTTTCACGCCCAGGCGCATACCTGCCGGATCTTGGGCCTGCGCCGTGGCTGCGCCCAGCACAAGCAGAAAGGTTAGGATCTTTTTCATATACCGTTTATAATGGGTATGATACAGCACTAGAAACCCTGCGTTACAAGTAGGCAGAGAAAGCAGAAAAATCAGGCCGGGGTATGAAAGCGTGCGGGTAGGTGTAAAAGGAAAGGCCGGTTTCCTAGCGGGGTTGCTGCTTCCGATACCCCGGCTAAAGCAGCGTAGAAACCGGGTATTGGCCGAATGATAGATTTTACATTGGAGTAATTTTTATTCCGAAACACCCCGCCATGCAGGGTCTTTCGGCAACCCAGGTATCTATTACTATAATGTAAATGACTGCTAATTACTTAGTTAATATACGCTCCGGACTGCCAGAGGGAATTGACCACTATCACGCACGCAAATGATAAAAATCAATATTAGGCTGACCTGGGAAACGGCAGATAACCCCGGCGGGCGGATCTACGTCCTGCTTTCACCCGCGGGCTGCTACGGCTACCCGTTCGGCTTTGCTACCTTTGCTTCCGATGATTCTGAAAGCTGAACACCTGATCAAGAAATACAAGTCGCGCACGGTGGTTAACGACATGAGCGTGACGGTGGGCCAGGGCGAAATCGTCGGGCTGCTGGGGCCCAACGGCGCCGGTAAAACCACCTGCTTTTACATGATTGTGGGCATGGTGAAGCCCAATGAAGGCCACATCTACCTCGACGACGAAGAAATCACCAATCTGCCCATGTTTCAGCGGGCACGGCGGGGCGTGGGCTACCTGGCGCAGGAAGCCTCCGTGTTCCGGGACCTGACCGTGGAGGAGAATATTCTCTCCGTGCTGGAAATGACCAAGCTTTCCCGGCAGGAGCAGCTGGATAAAGTGGAAGAATTGCTGAACGAATTCAGCCTCACGCACGTGCGCAAAAACCTGGGCCGGGTGCTGAGCGGCGGCGAGCGGCGGCGCACCGAAATAGCCCGGGCCCTGGCCGTAAACCCCAAATTTGTGCTGCTGGATGAGCCCTTTGCCGGCGTAGACCCCATTGCCGTGGAAGAAATCCAGGGCATCGTGGCCAAGCTCAAGCACAAGAACATCGGCATCCTCATCACCGACCACAACGTGAATGAAACGCTCAGCATCGTGGATCGGGCATATCTGCTGTTTGAAGGCAAGCTGCTGAAGGCCGGTACCGCCGAGGAGCTGGCCGCCGATGAAACCGTGCGCCGCGTGTACCTGGGCAAGCATTTCGAATACAAGCGCAAAATTTAACCAGGCCGACTATCGAAAAGGGGTAGGAGAGCAGAGACCAGTCGGAAAAGTGGCTGTTTCCATCTGAAACGGTAACTTTCTGGCGGTGGTGTGGGTAAAATGGCCACCAAATAGGCTTGAGCGCCTTTCCATTTATTCCTGATTCTGTGATTAGCAGTATTCTGACGTGGGCCATGCAGCGGCGCCTGACCAGCATCAACCATTTCCGCGAGCATCCCCTGGAAGTGCAGGAGCAGGTATATGCCAGTCTGCTGCAGCAGGCTCAGAACACGGAATGGGGCCGGCAATACGGCTACGTTGATGCGCCCTCGCGGCGGGAGTTTAGCCAGCGGGTACCCGTGAGCAGCTACGAGCAGCTATACCCATACCTGGAACGCATGCTGCACGGCGCTTCCGATGTATTGTGGCCCGGTGCAGTAGAGTGGTTTGCCAAATCCAGCGGTACCACCAATGCCCGCAGCAAGTACATTCCCATGTCGCCGCAGTCTTTGCACGAGTGCCACTACCGCGCCGGGCGCGACATGGTGGCCATGGCCACCAGTCTGTATCCGGAGGCCGATGTACTGGCCGGCAAAACCCTTTCCCTGGGTGGCACGCACGCCAGCAACCCCTTCCGGCCAGGTACCGGCTCGCGCGTGGGTGATGTTTCGGCGGTAGTGATGCAAAACCTGCCGGTGTGGGCCGAGTTTCTGCGCACCCCGCCGCTGGAGCTGGCCCTGCTGGATGAATGGGAGGAGAAAATTGAGCGGATTGCCCGCCATGTGCAGCACGTAGACGTTACCACCCTGGCCGGCGTACCCACCTGGATGATTGTGCTGCTTCGCCGCGTAGTGGAGCTGTCTGGGGCGACTGATATCAGCGAGGTGTGGCCCAATCTGCGGCTGTTTCTGCACGGGGCGGTGGCCTTTGGACCCTACCGGGAGCTTTTCCGCCAGCTGATTCCCAGCGCGCAGATGCGCTACTTGGAGATATACAACGCCTCGGAAGGCTACTTCGCCTTTCAGGATCAGCCCGATTCGGAGGACATGCTTCTGCTCCTCGACCACGGCGTGTACTACGAATTTCTGCCCGCGGATCAGTTTGAAGCCGAAAACCCGCAAACAATTTTGCTGGAGGAAGTGGAGCTGGGCAAAAGCTATGCGCTAATCATCAGCACTAATGCCGGCCTGTGGCGCTATAAAATTGGGGATACCGTGCGCTTCACCTGCCTGGCGCCCTACCGCATTCGTATCACCGGCCGCACCAAGCATTTTTTAAATGCCTTTGGCGAGGAGGTGGTCATAGAAAACGCCGAGGCCGCGCTGGCCGCTGCCTGCCAGGCCACCGGCGCCCTGGTGCGTGACTTTACGGCCGCCCCCATCTACTTCGAAACCGACAGCAACACCTCCCGTGGGGGGCATCAATGGCTGATAGAGTTTGCCCAGCCGCCCAGCAGCCCCGCGCACTTTGCCCAGGTACTAGACCAGACGCTACGCAGTTTAAACTCTGATTACGATGCCAAGCGCCACCGCAATCTGGCCCTGGCAGCTCCCC
The Hymenobacter sp. DG25B genome window above contains:
- a CDS encoding tetratricopeptide repeat protein, producing the protein MRNGFIKSGWRRMVALAIVCGGLATAPVQAQEVVGEAALAREYVRKGDFAKAEVLFSQLSADAQVSPNILPEYLRTLQELKQFKEAEKLAKKAQRKRPNDPLVGLMLGRVYETSGNTAEASKQYERVIAALKPEQVLAVAYNFQERNQLEWAEKTYLRGRELAHNDTEYAPQLIQLYTRLPRTEQLLAETLHLLQQNERQLPFVRNMLQNSLREEKDFDALQKLLLTNVQQHPEQSVYSELLLWLFVQRKDFTGALVQARALDRLARSEGSRVMDLADIAQQNKDYETAIEGYQYIIREYRNGPLYTAARQRLLQAREDQVRNTFPVDVTKIKALLTEYQQLLTELGPGSPDRGEVLRNMAELYAFQLDDKAKAAALLEEAIASPRATAETIDQAKITLADLYLLRGEPWEATLLYSQVEKSHKDSPLGYDAKLRNARLSYFAGDFKLAQSHLDILKEATSREIANDAMQLSLLISDNTAMDTAGVALRDYAATELLVFQNKIPEALRSLDALVQKYPGHALTDEAWYLKAQLQRRTGDYAGAITTLTRITANPKYDVLSDDALFLAATIQEENLNDKEKAQELYNQVLAKYPGSIYTAEARKRFRKLRGDNL
- the recJ gene encoding single-stranded-DNA-specific exonuclease RecJ translates to MQKRWIRKPAPDPEKVRHLADALRVNPSIVALLCQRDVCTFEEARAYFRPSLEELPDPLLMRDMDRAVTRLQHALHAGEKVLVFGDYDVDGTTSVAVVYAYLHAFFGSERIDYYIPDRYKEGYGISDAGIDFAADNGYALIIALDCGVKAVDKIAYANTKGVDFIICDHHLPGDELPAAIAVLDPKRADCPYPFKELSGCGVGFKLMQAFCQHLGQDEAPLHELLDLLSVSIAADIVPITGENRTLAYHGLRLLNDAAHPQRPGLDALRDLAGLRESKLNISSLVFGFSPRINAAGRMGDAKRAVSMLLAQSKEEAFEKASVVDKTNQDRRGFDTRITKEALDMIEADASMLTARSTVLYNETWHKGVIGIVASRCLDKYYRPTIILTESNGKATGSARSVMGFDVHQAILECADLLDQFGGHMYAAGLTLPVENVPAFQRRFEEVVSARITDEQLIPAVEIDGELALSDITMSFYKLLCQMEPFGPGNANPTFVSHGVHAQPDSARIVGTSHLKIVLTQDGHHSVDAIGFGLGDFLPQIQEGRPFSVCYTVELNEYRGVKTLQLRLKDLRWEE
- a CDS encoding porin family protein — protein: MKKILTFLLVLGAATAQAQDPAGMRLGVKAGATYAKLAGNDVEQIAGPNYNTSQDQRKLGFNAGLFLQIPVSSDGFFSVQPEVLLNRRGYQLETEQKSGLAEGVDKYSFEQTRVLTYIDVLVLGKINTGGLFFELGPQFGYLARSSSDTEITTKYNNGQKDRVEKDTGDSKSDLASADLGAVAGLGYQTESGLSIGLRYNRGFNSLIDTKDIDNEPKAFNDAFMLQVGYLLPLSLGK
- the lptB gene encoding LPS export ABC transporter ATP-binding protein; amino-acid sequence: MILKAEHLIKKYKSRTVVNDMSVTVGQGEIVGLLGPNGAGKTTCFYMIVGMVKPNEGHIYLDDEEITNLPMFQRARRGVGYLAQEASVFRDLTVEENILSVLEMTKLSRQEQLDKVEELLNEFSLTHVRKNLGRVLSGGERRRTEIARALAVNPKFVLLDEPFAGVDPIAVEEIQGIVAKLKHKNIGILITDHNVNETLSIVDRAYLLFEGKLLKAGTAEELAADETVRRVYLGKHFEYKRKI
- a CDS encoding GH3 auxin-responsive promoter family protein, which produces MISSILTWAMQRRLTSINHFREHPLEVQEQVYASLLQQAQNTEWGRQYGYVDAPSRREFSQRVPVSSYEQLYPYLERMLHGASDVLWPGAVEWFAKSSGTTNARSKYIPMSPQSLHECHYRAGRDMVAMATSLYPEADVLAGKTLSLGGTHASNPFRPGTGSRVGDVSAVVMQNLPVWAEFLRTPPLELALLDEWEEKIERIARHVQHVDVTTLAGVPTWMIVLLRRVVELSGATDISEVWPNLRLFLHGAVAFGPYRELFRQLIPSAQMRYLEIYNASEGYFAFQDQPDSEDMLLLLDHGVYYEFLPADQFEAENPQTILLEEVELGKSYALIISTNAGLWRYKIGDTVRFTCLAPYRIRITGRTKHFLNAFGEEVVIENAEAALAAACQATGALVRDFTAAPIYFETDSNTSRGGHQWLIEFAQPPSSPAHFAQVLDQTLRSLNSDYDAKRHRNLALAAPQITALPARTFEQWLANKGKLGGQHKVPRLSNSREVVDEILIQLKD